Part of the Catenulispora sp. EB89 genome, TGGCCGAGGTGCAGGGCGAGCTCATCGACGTCTCCAAGTCGGTCGGCGAGCTGGAGGTGCGCACGCTGCTGTCCGGCGAGTACGACGCGCGTGAGGCGCTGGTGTCGCTGCGTGCCGAGGCCGGCGGCGTGGACGCCGCGGACTTCGCCGAGATGCTGCTGCGCATGTACACGCGCTGGGCCGAGCGGCACGGCTACCCGACCGAGGTCTACGACACGTCGTACGCCGAAGAGGCCGGGATCAAGTCCGCGACCTTCACGGTCAAGGCGCCCTACGCGTACGGCACCCTCTCCGTAGAGCAGGGGACCCACCGCCTGGTGCGCATCTCGCCGTTCGACAACCAGGGCCGGCGCCAGACCTCGTTCGCCGCCGTCGAGGTGGTGCCGGTGATCGAGCAGACCGACCACGTCGACATCCCCGAGGACGAGCTGCGGGTCGACGTCTACCGCTCCTCCGGCCCCGGCGGCCAGGGCGTCAACACCACCGACTCCGCGGTGCGCATCACGCACCTGCCGACCGGGATCGTGGTGTCCTGCCAGAACGAGCGCTCGCAGATCCAGAACCGGGCCTCGGCCATGGCCGTGCTCCAGGCCAAGCTGCTGCAGCGGCGGCGCGAGGAGGACCAGGCGAGGATGGACGCCCTGAAGGACGACTCCTCGGGGTCCTGGGGCAACCAGATGCGCAGCTACGTCCTGCACCCGTACCAGCTGGTCAAGGATCTGCGCACGAACTACGAGACCGGCAACACCACCGCCGTGCTGGACGGGGACATCGACGAGTTCATCGAGGCCGGGATCCGCTGGCGCAAGCAGCGGGAAAACGGTTAAAAAGCGACACAAGCCGCTATATAGCGCACTCCGTGCTATATAGCGGCTTTCTCATGTATATGGGCACCACGTATAGCGATGATCCATTAATGGATGGTCGTGGTGAGAAAAGCCACAGCCACGAGCAAGGTCAACAGGACCG contains:
- the prfB gene encoding peptide chain release factor 2 gives rise to the protein MATDPSEELKNLRATMASIEAVLDLDKLRTQIADLEEQASAPDLWNDQTKAQAVTSKLSGLQAELNRFSTLNRRLEDVEVLFELGQAEGDADTLAEVQGELIDVSKSVGELEVRTLLSGEYDAREALVSLRAEAGGVDAADFAEMLLRMYTRWAERHGYPTEVYDTSYAEEAGIKSATFTVKAPYAYGTLSVEQGTHRLVRISPFDNQGRRQTSFAAVEVVPVIEQTDHVDIPEDELRVDVYRSSGPGGQGVNTTDSAVRITHLPTGIVVSCQNERSQIQNRASAMAVLQAKLLQRRREEDQARMDALKDDSSGSWGNQMRSYVLHPYQLVKDLRTNYETGNTTAVLDGDIDEFIEAGIRWRKQRENG